Proteins co-encoded in one Arachis stenosperma cultivar V10309 chromosome 7, arast.V10309.gnm1.PFL2, whole genome shotgun sequence genomic window:
- the LOC130941521 gene encoding uncharacterized protein LOC130941521: MASEKTNGEQEMPKKKKNRNEEVKLHDLLNDVVSPILFPEPTNSAPLLHRIKTSLSRNAPLIPQASRNTARDTLLWTRAGSPLRPLLLISVGTITILALTGLLVFTLFFLFATINVVIVSLLISLAAAAGCLALFFACVTAIYIAALLVAIFAISTVIFWTIVAIAITTAWIGFFYMVWLVTRKSLGFAKQSLSVTSSAISTYSAAWGTRNLKHD; encoded by the exons ATGGCATCAGAAAAAACCAACGGAGAACAAGAGATgccgaagaagaagaagaacagaaacgAGGAGGTGAAGCTGCACGACCTTCTTAACGACGTCGTTTCCCCAATTCTGTTCCCCGAACCCACTAACTCTGCGCCCCTGCTCCACCGAATCAAGACCTCACTCTCCCGCAACGCTCCACTCATCCCCCAAGCTTCTAGAAACACCGCACGTGACACCCTCCTCTGGACACGTGCCGGCTCTCCCCTCCGCCCCCTACTCCTCATCTCC GTTGGGACAATTACTATTCTTGCTTTGACAGGACTACTTGTATTTACgcttttctttctctttgcgACTATAAATGTTGTCATTGTCTCCCTTCTTATATCTTTGGCAGCAGCTGCAGGATGCTTGGCTCTTTTCTTTGCTTGCGTGACGGCTATATATATTGCAGCATTGTTAGTAGCAATATTTGCTATTTCCACGGTTATATTTTGGACCATTGTGGCTATTGCAATTACTACAG CATGGATTGGATTCTTTTACATGGTGTGGTTGGTAACTAGAAAGAGCCTCGGATTTGCCAAACAATCGTTGAGCGTGACCAGCTCGGCGATTTCAACTTACTCTGCTGCTTGGGGTACTCGCAACTTAAAACACGACTGA